The sequence ATCGTCGCCACCGCACGCCTGACCGGGCAGACCACGGGCGCGGCGCTCGCCGCGCTCTGCTTTGCGCTTGCCGGGCACGACGGCGCAACCGTCGCGCTGGCCCTTGGCGCGGGCTTTGCCGCGCTCGGCAGCGTCATGAGCTTCTTGCGGCTCGCGGTGAAGTAAGCGCTCAGGCCAGGTGCCGGGCCGCCGTCACGTCGATCGTCGCTGCGGGGACGACCGACTCGTCATCGAGCGCGGCGAGGCGCGTGTCGATGGCTTCGATGACCTTGCGCGAGAACGGCCCGAGATGCGCATAGGCCGCGATCATCTGCACGGCAATGCGCGCCGATGAGGTGTCGCGCTTGGCGCAGTTCATGAAGGTCTGCCACAGCGGCCCGCGCGCCTCGGGAAGGGCGGTGACGACGCGGTGCACCGTCTCCATCGCCCCGAGCCTGGCGCGGATATCTCCTTCGGCGAGTTCGGGGCGCTGCCTGGAACGGTCGAGCAGCGTCATCAGGCGGTCGACGCGGCTCGCATACGCCGCCGGGCTGTAGATGTGCTCCAGCACCCGCTTGTAGTCCATCAGGATGTCGCGCAACGGGCGGACCGGATCGAAGTTGATGCCGGCCGTGCACTGATCGGCGCCGATGGTCGGCGCCACATCGTGGCCCGTATGCAGCCGGCCTTCGCGCTCGAGCCGGCGCGTCAGCTGCGTGTTCGGCAACGCATAGAGCAAGCCGACCATGGCGACCGGAATCGCGGCCTCCTCGATGAAATCGATCATCGCCTCCGCCATCGAGACCTTCTCGTTGTCGAAGCCGACGATGAAGCCCGCGGTAACAAGCATGCCGGCGGCGTAGATCTTGTGGATGCTCTCGGCAATGTTGCGTCGCGTGTTCTGCTTCTTGCGCATCGCGACCAGCGTCGCGGGGTCCGGGCTTTCGATGCCGACGAAGATGCCGAAGAAATTTGCGGCTCCCATCAGCTCCAGCAATTCAGGATCGTCGGCGAGATTGACCGAGGCTTCGGTCGACAGCTCGAAGGGATAGTTGTGGGCGCGCTGCCATTCGGCGAGCTGGGGCAGGAACTGCCGCAGCGATTTCTTGTTGCCGATGAAATTGTCGTCGACGAAGTCAAGATGGCCGCGATAGCCCATGTTGTAGAGCGTCTGGAGCTCGACGAACATCTGCTCGGTCGTCTTGGTCCTGGGCACACGGCCGTAGAGCTCGATGATGTCGCAGAACTCGCAGGTGAACGGGCAACCGCGCGAATACTGCACACCGATATAGAGATAGTCCTCGAATTTGAGCAGGTCGAAGCGCGGCACCGGCGTCTTGGTGACGTCGGCCTGGAATTTCGGCGCGGTGAAGACACCGGAGCGGGCCCCGCTCTCCCAGGCCGCGATGAACTCGTCAATGACACTTTCGGCCTCGCCGAGCACCCGGAAGTCGGCCTTCTCGTAGATGTGGGGGCTGGAGGTGGGATCGGGCCCGCCCACGACCACCGGCTTGCCGGCGGCGCGGCAGAGCTCGATCAGGTGCAGCGTATCGGCCTGCTGCGGCAACATGCCGCCGGTGAAGACGACGTCGGCCCAGGCGAGATCCTCGTCGCCGAAAGATTGCGTGTTGCAGTCGATCAGCCGGACCGTCCAGTCCTTGGGCAACATCGCGGCGACCGTGATCAGCCCCAAAGGGGCGGCAGGGCGCTTGACGCCCATCACCTTGCAGGATTCGCCAAAGCTCCAGAAGGACTCTGCCGAGAACAGCGGATAGAGCATTAGCACGTTGGGACCCGGCACGTTCATGGAACTCCTTTTTACTCGGGTGCAGTGTAGCAAAGCATTTCCGTCTTGCACCCCTGCAAAAGGGACAAACTGTCGCCGCAACGCAGCGGTGGCCGGGGCCTGGAACCGGCGTTCACGGCCGGGCGTCGCTTCAGGCCGCATTATCTGGCATTTCGGGCTGGAACCCGGCCTGCCGAGGACCGAGCCGATCAGGCGCGCTCGGTTGCAAGCATCTTTCGGCTGGTCGCCAGGACATCACTGCACCAGGCGAAGAACGCGCCGAGGAACTCCCGGCCCGGCCCGTCGGTGCGGGCGTGCTGCCGCAAGGTCTCGAACCCCTTCTCCATCCGCGATGCGTTGCGCGCGAGCAACTGGCGGATGTCGCTGCGCACTTCCGGATCGTCTTCCTGCTCCAGCATGTGCACGTCGAGCTGGGTGACGTGGATGAACGAATATTGCGCGTGCAGCACCGCCGTCATCGGGCGCGGCCGGTCGACCACGATCGGGCTGGGATAGAGCTCGTCCTGCGGATTGCTGATGATCCGGATTGCATTCTCGTTGGCAACGCCGAACGCCCTCAGCTTGTGATGCGCCATTTCATGCACGATAGCCTGCGCGGTCGCGAGCGGGCAGTTCACGGTGAGGCCGATGACGCCGAAGCGCGCATCGACCGAGTGGCTGGCCGAACCGAGGCGGCCGGGTCCTTCGGTGGGCTGCTCGGTGTCGTGATAGCACTGGATCGTATGCACGATATCAGGCCATTGTTTCGCAGCGAGCGGCCAGCGGCGGACGTAATGGAGCGCCTGCTCCATCGCCGGGACCGCTTGCGCGTCGGGGACGAACCGCGGCGCGGGCAGCAGCGGATCCTCGGTGCGCAGGGCAACCCTGCCCTCCGCAATCGACGGCGCGCCGTTCACCGGAGGCCGCTGCGGCGGCAGCGGACGCCACGGCGTCGGCTCGGTTTCGATCAGGCCGAGGGCGACGGCGGTGTCGTAGCCGTCGGCCTGCGGGCGTGCCGTGCGTTCCCAGTCAATCGACGTCGCATTCATGGCGCGTTCTCCTTCGAACCGGTCAGTGCAGGCAATCATTCGCCGGCGAGAGCGCCGCAGAGACTCTCGCGGCCCGTCCAGGCAACAAGGCGAGCCCCATCGCCGCGGCATACGTATTCATGTCCTTGAACCGGTGCAGCGAGCGGTCGGTGCCAATCACGATCACCGTTTTTGCGACCGCGCGGACGGCGGCCAGCGCGTCGTGCCCCCCAAGCTGCTCCGCATCGATGAAGGCAAGATCGATACCTTCGGGTAAGAGACGCGACAGCGCGGCAAGCGCCTCGATGCTGGACCCGCCGAGCACCGGCAAGGAGGCGCCGAGGCGCCGGCGCGCTGCCTCCACTGCCGCAGCCTCCTCCTCGGTGCCGTACAGTCTCAGCTTGGGCTTCGTTTGCGCGATCAGTTCCAGCAGGAGCCCTTCGCCGCACCCGACATGCACGGCTGATGTGGCGCGGCGCAACGCGGCGGTCTGCTCCCACACCACGGTACTGAAGCGCGAGCGCATGGCGAAGGGGCTTTCGAATCCAGCCGCTTCAAATCCGTTGCCGAATTCGGCGAGGATGTTGGCGCTTTCCACGGGCTCGACCGGCGCGGCCTTTCGTTTTTCGGGGCGCGTCACTGCGTGACGCAGCGGCCGAGCCCGCGCCGCCCCCTCGTCTGAGAGCCACATGCAGCGGAAGGCCGTCGTCGCGATCTCGGCGATGCCATTGACCAGCGACGCATCGACCGCCCAATCAGCGATCTCTTCGAGCCACGCCATCTCTTCGACAAATCCGAGTTCGCGGCCGAGATCGAGGAACGCGCGCGAGCATTCCCGCGTGGCGAGACAATCCGCCGAACACGGCGCGTGCCGCACCGGTCCCAGTCCCAGAACCGCGAGCGCGACGTGAGCCATCATCGCTGCCTTGTCATCGCGCGCGAGAAGGCTCGCCAGCGGATCGCTTCCGCCGTGCCGGAGGTCATTCGCCCAGGACTTTGCGCAGCACGCGGGATAGCCAAACCGTATCGCCGCCTGCGCCAGGTCATTCGCGGCCGGCTCGGCGATCGATACGTCGAGCGGCGCGGTGCCGATCAGGAACGCATAGTCGAGGAGGCGCTTCGGTTCGTCGATCGATGCCTCAAGCGGCCAGTCTGCGGCATAGCCGAGCGAGGCCTTGACCGGCTTTGCTTCGAGACCAATCGCGCGCGCCCGTTCCGTCAAGGCGTCGACGCCATCATAGTCGGTCCACACCAGCGTCGCCGGAAGGCGCCCTTGGCGCACCATCTCGAATTCGATCGCGAGCGCCGCTCGCCTGAGACGTTCCAGACGCGGCTGCCAGAGGCTACGGGCTTGCGGGCCGCTGAAGCTGATGCGCTGCGTAGCCGCCTTGGCGACAACAGGCTCGCGCGGGGTCGCCGCAAGCGGAGGACGGGGCCAGGTCAACCAGCATGTCGGACCCGCGGACGTCATGGTGCGTCCACCTGCTCGATCAGTGAATGCAAGGTCGGATTGTCTCCGATCGACCAGGCTGCGATCATCCTCGCTTCAAGGTCGGACCTAAGGTCCGACCGGCTGATCACGGTTTCTCCCTTCGCCTGAAGCTCGGCCTCGATGTCCTCGAACAGGCCGAACCATACCGGGCAGTCGACCGAGCGCATCCGCCAGTCGCCCCCGATCGCCGTGCCTGGACAATTGCCCTTGCACGCCAGGAAGAACCGGCAGCCCTGGCATCCGCCATTGGCCTGCGGCGTGCGGTAGAGCGAGAGCTGACGCTCGAACGCCTCGCGGCCCGCGCGCAGATGGGTCACGCCACCCTTGTTGGTGCGACCGCAATTGCCGAGCCGGCCGTCGCTCTCGACGCCCACCACGGCGCGGGTCGCGTAGGGATCGCAGGCGTGGAATACGCACGAGGTGCGTGCGTCGTCGCCCCGAAGCATCGCGGCCATCTCGGCGAAAATGTCGAATTGAACCGACGGCAACTCCTGTTCGAGCCGGCGCAGTCGCCGCAGGGCCGCCAGGTTCTCCTGCGCGGTAAGTGCGAGGCCCTCGCCGCCTTCCGTTTCATCCTGCTCCAGCAAATGCAGGCGCAGCTTGCGCACACCGAGGCTGCCGAGAAACCTGATCCATTCGCACAATACGCCCAGCCGTTCCGGCGCAGCGTTCATCCGGTTCAGCGTCACGATCACGTTCGGCGGCATGCCCTCCCGGCACAGCGTCTCGATCACCGCCTCGATACGGGCGGTCGCGCGCCGCGTTGCCGCGAGGCTGCCGGCCCAGCGGGCATCGTTGAGCGGTCCCGGGCCGTCGATCGAAATGCCGATGCGCACGCGATATTTCCTGAACAGCTCGATGTCGCGCTCCTCGATCAGCGTGCCGTTGGTCTGCATGCCGACGCCGCCGTGACGGTCGAAGCCGAGCTGCATCAGGCGCTCGAGATCGGAGCGGCGGGTCATCATGATCTCGCCGCCGAACAGGCTGAACGGTTCCGCCAGCCTGTCCAGCGTCGCCATGATCGCGTCGAGATCGTAGCGCGTCGGAACGTTGCCGGCGGTGCGAATGCCCTCCTGATAGCAGTAGCGGCACTTGATGTTGCACTTGTCGCCGAGCGGGCGGACTTCGACGGTCATGGCTGCACCCGTTCCAGGCCGGTCGGCTCTTCGCGAACTTCAGTCAACGCCGCACGAGCTGTCGCGCGCTCGCGCGGCAGGACGAATCCGAGCGGAAACTCGGCGCGGGCATCGGCGTCAAAGATCTCCCGGCCGGCCTCCGTGACCAGCGACAGCATCCGGCCCTCGATCTCGACCACGAACCGCCGCGTCAAGACCGCATCCATTGCGGCCTCGACCGTTACAGTGTCGAAGCGATCTGCGAGCTGCGCAACGGCGCTCGGCCGCGTGCAGGGATTGCGCAGCAGATTGAGCACGGCAATCTCGACCGGTGCCGGGCAATAGAACGGCTGAAGCGCGCAGGCCCGCGTGTCGCTGACGAGATGCGCGGTGCCGACGGCCGTCATCGTCAGTTGCGGCGCGAAGGGCTGGTCGAACCAGCGCGCGCGCCAGGCCGCACTCGCGTCCTTGAGCAACACCAAGTCCTGCTCGCGCGCGGCGTCGGGGGCATCGCCCTCGAAGAAATAAGCGAGGTTCGCGAGATCCTCGTCCGGAACGTCGTAGATCGCGCCATAGGCCGGCATCGGCGTGACATTGCGAAAGCCGATCTCCGCGGCGCGCTCGAAATTGGGGCTGAAGCGGTCGAGGCGAATCCGGCCGCAGCCGACCGGCGGCTGCAGGTGTTCAAGCAGCGGGACCAACTTGGCGACGGTGTCGTAGGCCTCGCGCGGCTCTCCGGGGAAGCCATAGAGGATCGACCAGACCAGTCCGACGCCGAGCTCGCGGCAATTGCGCAATAGACGCAGGTTGAGCAGAGCGCTCACGCCCTTGCGCATGAGATGCAGCACCGGATCCGACAGGCTCTCGATGCCGGGCTGCAACCAGACCGTCCCCGCAAGCGCCAGCGTCTCGAGCTGCGCCTCGTCCATGTTGGCCTTGATCTCGTAGAAGAAGCGAAAGCCACGCACCGGGCGTTCCGCGAACTTTCCGAGCACGCCGTCGATGTGGGACATGCCCAGGATATTGTCGGTCGCGGCAAACCTGATGATCCCGAACTGCGCATGCAGCGTCTCGATTTCCTCGAGCACGCGCGGCGCCGACTTGGCCCTGAACGCCATGCCCTCCCCGTTCAGGCCGCAGAACGTGCAATGGTGTTTTTGGCCCCACCAGCAGCCGCGCGAGGACTCGAACGGAATCGAGGGACGCACGCGCGCGGCGTCGGACAGCTCGGCCAGCTGCGCGAAATAATCGGCGTAGTCGGGAATCGGCAGCGCATCCATCGCGGTCGGACCGGCCGCTGCACCCGTTGCGGGCTGGTCGCGCGACAGGCATCCCGGCAGGCCCCGGGGCCGCTCGCCGCGCAGGATCGCCACCACGGCGGGGCCGAACACGGTATCGGCCTCGCCATTGAAGACGTAGTCGATCTGCGAAAAGTTCTTCAGCAGCACCGCGCCCATCGGCCCGTGGCAATTGGCGCCGCCGAAGCAGATCACGACGGACGGATCCCGCGCCTTGACCGCAGCCGCGATCGCGAGCGAAGCGACCGTCTGCTCGAACATCGAGGTGAAGCCAATGATCTTGGGTTCTCGTTCAAGCAACCGGTCGGCTGCTTCCGCGACGAAGGACGGGATCAAATTGCGGCGGATCTCGTAGAGTTGCTCCAGCCCCTTGCGCGCGATGGCGGCGCCGAGCTCGTGGCTGTGGCGCTGCACCCGCGGCCGGTCGGGCCGCGCACCCAGGCAATCACCAAACAACCAGTCGCCGGCCAGGAGATGGCTGGGCAGCTTCTCCGCAAGCTGCTCGTTCAGATCGAGCCCGATACGATCGGCGAACAGCAGATTGAGATAGAGCGTCTCGGCGCGAATGCCCTTCTGCCGCAGCAGCGCCTGCAACAGACCGAGCGCCGCCGACGGCCGTACCACGGACATCACCGGTGCCGAACAGAAGAGGACATCGGTGCTCATTGGGCGCCCACGAGGTTGGCAGGCGACGGCTGTCCGTCCAGCAGCATCTCGCAGGTCTCGATCTGGCTGCGACGTGCCTCAGCAGCTTCGCGCACGCGTGCCAACAGGTCCGGCGAGCGGAAGATGCGATCGCATGCGGTGCAGATGCCGTCGAAATCCTGCGCGCGCATCGGCACGGGGTCGTCGGCCGTGACAGCGGCCAGGATGGCGATGGGCCCTTCGAGCCTGATCCATCGGTAGAGCGGATCGTCGGCGGCCGCCCGCATGGCGGCCTCGATCCCCTCCTTCGCGATGTGCCCGACCTTTAGTGAATCGTAATGAGGCAGCACGCCGCAGCACGGCCGGATACCGCCCTCGTGATCGATCGAAACCGTGTGGAGAACGGACTCGCAGGGACCGCGATAGGCCGACGCGTGCTGAACGCGCCCGGCCTGCGTTTTCTCGTCCGTGCCCTCGCCGCGGCCCGTCGAGTTGGCGACGGTCTCATAGATGTTGATGCCGGGCTCGTCATGAAGGCCCAAATCAGTGCGCAGGCTGGCGGCGGTGATCCTCGAGCCTGCTTCAACCACCACCGCGATCCGCAGCAGCAGGCCGCACTCGCGCGCCGCCGCCACCGCGTTGGCAATGAAGTTCAGCGGTACGAACTCGGCATGGGGATCGTCGTAAGACAACGTCATTTCGGTGAGGCCGGCCGTGCGCAATCGCCGGACGGCCGCCGTCGCGCGCGCGGGCGACTTGGCCCAGAACGCACTCGTG is a genomic window of Bradyrhizobium sp. CB1717 containing:
- a CDS encoding radical SAM protein, with product MNVPGPNVLMLYPLFSAESFWSFGESCKVMGVKRPAAPLGLITVAAMLPKDWTVRLIDCNTQSFGDEDLAWADVVFTGGMLPQQADTLHLIELCRAAGKPVVVGGPDPTSSPHIYEKADFRVLGEAESVIDEFIAAWESGARSGVFTAPKFQADVTKTPVPRFDLLKFEDYLYIGVQYSRGCPFTCEFCDIIELYGRVPRTKTTEQMFVELQTLYNMGYRGHLDFVDDNFIGNKKSLRQFLPQLAEWQRAHNYPFELSTEASVNLADDPELLELMGAANFFGIFVGIESPDPATLVAMRKKQNTRRNIAESIHKIYAAGMLVTAGFIVGFDNEKVSMAEAMIDFIEEAAIPVAMVGLLYALPNTQLTRRLEREGRLHTGHDVAPTIGADQCTAGINFDPVRPLRDILMDYKRVLEHIYSPAAYASRVDRLMTLLDRSRQRPELAEGDIRARLGAMETVHRVVTALPEARGPLWQTFMNCAKRDTSSARIAVQMIAAYAHLGPFSRKVIEAIDTRLAALDDESVVPAATIDVTAARHLA
- a CDS encoding HEXXH motif-containing putative peptide modification protein; its protein translation is MNATSIDWERTARPQADGYDTAVALGLIETEPTPWRPLPPQRPPVNGAPSIAEGRVALRTEDPLLPAPRFVPDAQAVPAMEQALHYVRRWPLAAKQWPDIVHTIQCYHDTEQPTEGPGRLGSASHSVDARFGVIGLTVNCPLATAQAIVHEMAHHKLRAFGVANENAIRIISNPQDELYPSPIVVDRPRPMTAVLHAQYSFIHVTQLDVHMLEQEDDPEVRSDIRQLLARNASRMEKGFETLRQHARTDGPGREFLGAFFAWCSDVLATSRKMLATERA
- a CDS encoding radical SAM protein, translating into MTVEVRPLGDKCNIKCRYCYQEGIRTAGNVPTRYDLDAIMATLDRLAEPFSLFGGEIMMTRRSDLERLMQLGFDRHGGVGMQTNGTLIEERDIELFRKYRVRIGISIDGPGPLNDARWAGSLAATRRATARIEAVIETLCREGMPPNVIVTLNRMNAAPERLGVLCEWIRFLGSLGVRKLRLHLLEQDETEGGEGLALTAQENLAALRRLRRLEQELPSVQFDIFAEMAAMLRGDDARTSCVFHACDPYATRAVVGVESDGRLGNCGRTNKGGVTHLRAGREAFERQLSLYRTPQANGGCQGCRFFLACKGNCPGTAIGGDWRMRSVDCPVWFGLFEDIEAELQAKGETVISRSDLRSDLEARMIAAWSIGDNPTLHSLIEQVDAP
- a CDS encoding RiPP maturation radical SAM C-methyltransferase, whose translation is MSTDVLFCSAPVMSVVRPSAALGLLQALLRQKGIRAETLYLNLLFADRIGLDLNEQLAEKLPSHLLAGDWLFGDCLGARPDRPRVQRHSHELGAAIARKGLEQLYEIRRNLIPSFVAEAADRLLEREPKIIGFTSMFEQTVASLAIAAAVKARDPSVVICFGGANCHGPMGAVLLKNFSQIDYVFNGEADTVFGPAVVAILRGERPRGLPGCLSRDQPATGAAAGPTAMDALPIPDYADYFAQLAELSDAARVRPSIPFESSRGCWWGQKHHCTFCGLNGEGMAFRAKSAPRVLEEIETLHAQFGIIRFAATDNILGMSHIDGVLGKFAERPVRGFRFFYEIKANMDEAQLETLALAGTVWLQPGIESLSDPVLHLMRKGVSALLNLRLLRNCRELGVGLVWSILYGFPGEPREAYDTVAKLVPLLEHLQPPVGCGRIRLDRFSPNFERAAEIGFRNVTPMPAYGAIYDVPDEDLANLAYFFEGDAPDAAREQDLVLLKDASAAWRARWFDQPFAPQLTMTAVGTAHLVSDTRACALQPFYCPAPVEIAVLNLLRNPCTRPSAVAQLADRFDTVTVEAAMDAVLTRRFVVEIEGRMLSLVTEAGREIFDADARAEFPLGFVLPRERATARAALTEVREEPTGLERVQP
- a CDS encoding radical SAM/SPASM domain-containing protein, producing the protein MALGAQFLSDFRAARVTPSNLVLNVTLKCPLRCSHCCFSSDMFHGGHLSAADVHRCIRQAAQIPSMEIVHFVGGDPMLHADIVAEAVALAASLGLRAGITTSAFWAKSPARATAAVRRLRTAGLTEMTLSYDDPHAEFVPLNFIANAVAAARECGLLLRIAVVVEAGSRITAASLRTDLGLHDEPGINIYETVANSTGRGEGTDEKTQAGRVQHASAYRGPCESVLHTVSIDHEGGIRPCCGVLPHYDSLKVGHIAKEGIEAAMRAAADDPLYRWIRLEGPIAILAAVTADDPVPMRAQDFDGICTACDRIFRSPDLLARVREAAEARRSQIETCEMLLDGQPSPANLVGAQ